Proteins from a genomic interval of Tachyglossus aculeatus isolate mTacAcu1 chromosome 8, mTacAcu1.pri, whole genome shotgun sequence:
- the LOC119931313 gene encoding uncharacterized protein LOC119931313 has protein sequence MVLGFTVTAAVNGSKCPVFQIGQGEAEVIHSEMLLTSLIGSLSETLPLPLDVGDLLNTLLSASMSETAGDSFQSMMDKINTCDIPATEGMPLSYTLLEVTFTEACFLSVYCTQVACGRTGLVVPTGAMTLPTQPARVSAVMAPTLIKTMLSCVVSASLLKKNDYTLMIRNQSLAFPVKNVAILTYVTSVRKLGQIPVMVTTALEIVYNPAVGGSAIETALRMQRATHTAQDPNALAKLIPWCDELARKVFSNAQALFSRVNLPPVPLLGSFAGGMAEPNKDAAVVITSPN, from the exons ATGGTCCTGGGATTCACTGTGACCGCCGCCGTCAACGGTTCCAAGTGTCCGGTGTTTCAGATCGGGCAGGGAGAGGCGGAGGTCATCCACAGCGAGATGCTTCTCACCAG TCTCATAGGTTCGCTGTCAGAGAcgcttcctctccctctggatGTGGGAGACTTACTGAACACCCTCTTATCCGCATCAATGTCGGAGACG GCGGGAGACTCTTTCCAGTCTATGATGGACAAAATCAACACCTGCGACATCC CGGCCACGGAGGGAATGCCACTGAGCTACACTCTCCTGGAGGTGACGTTTACCGAGGCCTGCTTTCTGAGCGTCTACTGC ACCCAAGTGGCGTGCGGACGGACCGGCCTGGTTGTCCCCACGGGCGCCATGACCCTGCCCACCCAGCCGGCCCGCGTGTCTGCTGTGATGGCCCCCACCCTCATCAAAACCATGCTCTCCTGTGTCGTGTCCGCCTCGTTGCTCAAG AAGAACGACTACACCCTGATGATCCGCAATCAGTCCCTGGCCTTCCCGGTGAAGAACGTCGCCATCCTGACGTACGTGACTTCGGTTAGGAAGTTGGGCCAGATTCCGGTCATGGTGACCACG gCCCTCGAGATCGTCTACAACCCGGCTGTGGGCGGAAGCGCAATTGAGACGGCCCTGAGGATGCAGAG AGCAACCCACACCGCTCAGGATCCTAATGCC CTGGCCAAGCTGATCCCTTGGTGCGACGAATTGGCCAGGAAAGTCTTCAGCAACGCGCAGG CCTTGTTTTCGAGGGTGAATCTgcctcctgtgccactgctgggATCGTTCGCGGGCGGCATGGCTGAGCCGAACAAG GACGCGGCCGTGGTCATCACCAGCCCGAATTGA